GCAATGGTAACGGTAAAGTTCAAGTATAAGGGTGAAGAGAAGGAGGTAGATATTAGTAAGATAAAGAAGGTTTGGAGAGTTGGCAAGATGATAAGCTTTACCTATGATGAGGGCGGAGGGAAGACTGGTAGGGGTGCCGTTAGCGAGAAGGACGCTCCAAAGGAATTACTAGAAATGTTGGAGAAGCAGTCTAAGAAGTAAAGCTAACTTTTTTATTCTTTTCTTTCTTTTTTAAAATTATAAAGTGAGATTTGTTGTCAGATATCATTTCTAAGTTTACACTTATTTTAAATCCTTAAATTTTTACAAATCATAGGTAGAATTATATTTAAGTAATCCTTTTATACACATAAAAGTTTATTAATAATATGGAAGGTATTACATTAAAACTATTGCTGGTCACACTTTTTTTAATTTCAATTTTATTCCCCCTATCCTCATTAGCCTACGCTACTACCTTTATTCAACCGACTTATGGGCAATATAATGTAATTTCTCCCTTAAATCCGAGTACTCCCCTTTATTTAGAAATCTTTATCCCTCCTAAGAATCTTAATATGCTTTATCTTATTGCCCAGGAAGTAGCAAATCATCAGATAAAGCCTTTAACAAATTCCCAATTAATTTCAATGTTTAGTCAAGAAAGTAAAGTGAATGAGGTTATATCTTATCTTCAAAATAAGGGATTTAAAGTAGTTTATAAAAGTCCTTTTGAGGTAATGGTTGAAGCTCCAGTCTCTATAGTATCATCCTTATTTAATACTAAATTCATACTAGTTCAATCCTCTAATGGTGAGATATATTACAAACCGGAAGGAGAAGTTAGTATTCCTACACAATTACATAATTTATTAATAGGAGGCCTTACTAATTTTAGTAATGTTCAAATTCCCCTAATACAGTTAGGTAACTTAAATGATGGTCACCTAATACCTAATAAGCAGGCTTATTCGTCTTTCGTATACACTTTTCAATTTTCAGCTACATGGTATACTCCTCAAGATATAGAAGGTGCTTATAATATTACACCTATAATTAACTCGACTGCAGATAAGAAAATTACTATTGCAATAATTGACGCTTATGGGGATCCCGAAATATATCAAGACGTTAAGCTGTTTGACTCTCACTTCCATCTACCTCCGTTAAACTTAACCGTCTTGCCAATAGGTCCGTATCATCCTTTAAACGGTTTAGTAACAGGTTGGTATGCAGAAACCGCATTAGATGTGGAAACTGCTCACGCTGCAGCACCTTATGCTCATATATTACTAGTTGTTGCTCCCTCTGCTTCTCTTCCAGCTTTATTTTCAGCTATAGATCTAGTAGTAAGTGAGGATTTAGCTCAAGTAGTTTCCATGAGCTGGGGCCTTCCAGAAAATCTATTTGGAGCTTCTGGGTTCTATGCCGTATTTAACGGTGTGCCAATACCTAATTATCCATATTATGACTATTATTTCGCTTTAGGCACTGCTGAAGGTATAACCTTTTTAGCTGCCTCAGGGGATAACGGAGCTTATGGTATTACTCCTACAATTTACGGTTCTGTAAATTATCCAGCTTCCTCACCTTTTGTTACTGGAGTCGGAGGTACTACCTTATTTATTAACGTAACTTCTGGCTATCTTTCTTCCTATAATTCAACAGCAACTTACGGTTATGAGACCGCATGGAGTGTAAATCCTTTATATTTTGGTGAAGTTGAAGGTACAGTATCGTCCGGAGGAGGATATAGTTCATTATTTCCAGCGCCGTGGTATCAGCGTTATATTACGCACTCTAATTTTAGGACTGTTCCAGATGTAGCTGCAGACGCTAATCCCTATACTGGGTTTGTAGTTTACGCATTAGGGCAAGAAATTGTAGTTGGAGGTACTAGTTTAGCTACTCCTTTATGGTCTGGAATAATAGCTGATATAGATGGTTATATCGGTCATCCTTTAGGTTTAGTAAATCCTTTATTTTATGAAATTTATGGGAATAGTACATTATACCATGAGGCTTTTCATCCAATATATTTCGGATATAATGGATATTATTACGCCAATGGTTCATATAATCTAGTTACTGGTTTAGGTAGTCCTAACGCTGGGATGTTAGCTGCTATCATAAAACATTTTGTGCAAAAGAATTTACAAATCTCAGTCAGTACTTTTGAGCCAGGGGTAACTCAGCCTTGGTATTTCTATAATTCTACGTTCACGATAGTAGCATATATAACGTATCCTAATAATACTGAGGTTACTTCTGGCAGCTTTAACGCTTACATTTACACTTTAGATGGTTATTTAGCTACGGTACCCTTAACATTTAATGGGAGTTACTGGATAGGGAATTTCACTATTATTAAAGGATATCCTCCTAATATATGGGAAATAGTTGTTAATGGTACATCCTCTTCATTTAGCGGAGTCGGTATAACTGAAGTGGACATAGGTGAGTCTATTAACATAATATCTCCAATTCCTTATCCATTTGGATTGCCAATACCCTATAATGAACCCTTCCAGATTGAGGCTTGCGTTTACTATCCTAATGGTACTCCAGTGATAAATAAAACAGTTACAGCTTATTTAGTTAGAAACGGTCATGCTATTGCTTCTATCCCATTAATAATGGTTAATCCTGGACAATATGAGGGAATATATGCATTAATACCGCCCTTACCTCAAGGAACTTATCTACTTATAATTAACGATTCTTATGGAAGTGCCTATTCTTATGTATACTTCGGAGAGTATAATTTTGGTGCAATACTAACTCCAGTTAACGATGGTTTACCGGCAGCTGCACCTGGACAAAATATAACTATAATAGATCTTGTTCTTACAGTAGAATTCACGGGCTTGTTTACTTCTAACGTTACTGCGTATATATACAATCCAATGGGTAAGCTAATAGGAAATGTTAAGTTAGTTCCTGCACCAGACGTTATACAATTTGGAGTATTTCTATTATTCCTTCTATATGAAGGTAACTTTACAATTCCTTCTAATGCTACTCCCGGTTTCTATAACGTAATAATAAATTCAGTTACAAATACTTCAGTAGGACTAATTACTTCCAATTATACTACTGCATTTTACGTTTCCCCTGCTAATCTGAATTATAACGTTAAGGTTACTGATATTACATATGAAGGACAATGGATCAAGATTTTGGCTAATATAACTTATCCTAATGGTACTGAGGTTAAATATGGTATGTTCACAGCAACTCTCTTACCTACTCAGCTTAATTTTGAATCGTTAATAATAGCCTCTAATGTTGGGGTACCATTACAATACAACTCGACATTAGGGGAATGGGTTGGTTTATATCAGATACCTTCAATACTTCAAGGCTCAATATATCAAGGTTCTCCACTCTACTCATTCGCAGGCCCATGGAACGTTATAATTTCTGGTGTTTCAGCCGATGGCTACAATTTATATTCTAATCACTATTATTATTTTGATGTATTACCATATACTTTTATTAATAAAATGATTATAAATGGAACTTTCGATTTGCCTCTCTTATCTAAAGTCAACTCCACGACGTATATGTTATCTTCTGTAGCCTCTAATAATATTACAATAACTCATACCAATTTAATTATAGATAACGTTATTGCTAAAACGTTAATAATTTATAATTCATCTGTTACAATAACTTCATCTAAAATTGATAAATTGGTTGCCTACAATTCATCTGTTACAATAATTAAATCTACGCTAGGTGGACAGAATATTGCAATAATGGCTAACAATTCTATAATTAATGTAATTTCATCCATTATAGAAGATTCAAATTACGGATTCTTGCAAGTGAACTCGGTAATTAATTTAAAAGGAGTAAGTCTAAACAACGTAACCTCTATCTCAGAAATACCTTCTCCGAAATTGATATATTCTCCAGTTAATATAACATCTAGTGAAAAAACTATTATAGTTAACATTTCTGGAGAGTATCTTAAACTATTAAACGTTATGATGGACAATGAGCCCATTATGTATAAATTAGTATCTTCATCTCCGTCCTTACTAAGCATTGAAATTCCATTTAATGCCTCTAGCTTACCAGATGGAACTTATACATTTACAGTGCAAGTTTCTGATGGTTTACCTTACAATCTAACATTTAATGTACTCAATAACTATCATTTTGTCGTATTACAAGACAATATTCTATCATTACAGAGCTCACTATTACGAACAACTATATTAACCATAATATCGTTAATTATAGCAATTATAGCAATTGTTATAGTATTTATTATAATGAGAAGAAGGGGTGAAAAGTAATGATTAAGGGAACTATTTTCACATTAATAATTTTATTTAGCATACTTCTTCCACTAATGTTTTCCGTAACAACGTATTCCCAATCAACCTTTGTGCATCCAATATTAGGGAATATAACTGTTTTAAACAGTGGAAAAATACAGTATGATCCAGCATATTATTCTTTTGAGGCCTATCAAATACACCCTCCTAATGTTACTCCAATAAAAGTAAACATAGCTACTAATGTAATTTTTAATAATAGTGCGCTTACCCCTTATGTAGTTCACGTTAATATACCTCAGGGAAATTATAGTATGGAGATACTTAATGTAAGCATCAACGAGTCTAATGGTGCTCAATACGATAGACCAGTTTACATATTTGCAAATGGTGTTCCAATATTCTGGGGTTCAACACAAGAACTTCTAAATTCTACAGCATCAGCTGATGTAACTTTATTTGAAAACTTGTTAAAGGGAAATGTAACCTTCCAATTAGTTTTAGAGAACTTTTACGATGCTAAAATAGGCATAACGGGAATATATAAAATGAATGTCACTCTTTACCTCTATCCTGGTAATCCTCCAAAGGGGTTGCCTAATTACTTTATTCCATTATTTTTAAATAAATACAATTACTCATATGTCATCCTAAACCCGTTTAATGATTATGTATCACAAAACGTGACAATACCAAATGGGACATATAAACTTGCTATGCTGCTATATGAAGAGGGAGGAGGATTAGATGAATTCTGGTATGCGAATGAACCTGCTACAAGAGAAATACAAGTGTTATATGATGGTAGACTTGCAGGGGTAGTTAATCCCTATGAGACTATATACACTGGTGGGATTGATTTATTATGGTGGAAGCCAGTGACTTCAATAAATACATTGTCTTTCCACAGTCCTTATATTATTGATTTAACTCCGCTATTAGCTTTAGGATCCTCAGCTAATATCGCTGTATCTGTAACGAATTTGTTAACAGCATATGAATTAACCGGTACTGCAGCTTATGATTGGGATATAGCTGCTGCATTATTATTATGGGTAAATTCATCAAACCCATTAATACATGCTACATTTTTATCTCAATACTCAAGATTTATGGACTCTTCACCTATCTTTAATTCTGGAATCCTAGGTGTATATTATCAAGAGGGAGGATCATATCTTATTAACTATTCAGCTATTCTAAAGTTTGAGCATGGAACAGAATATTCTGATGTAATTCAACAAGGCAGATTCTACGCTTACCAGACCTTTAATCAGATATATGAGAAAGCCTATTTAGGTGAGAAGTTTACAGAATATGCAGTGGAAAGAGGTAATTTATACAATGCTACATTATATTATAACGTATATTATCCAATATTTCTACAGTTTTCAGCTATAGCAGTTCCAATAACAAATCCACATGTAATACCTTATAATTTAAGTTATTCGCAAAATGGTACGCTAAGTTTAGGTCTCTATTACTATCGATTAAGTATATATAATGGTCAGAATATTACTATAAAAACTGTCGAAAATGTTACAGCAATTGGTGGTTTCAGCGGGATTATAGAAATTATAAATAAGTATGGAGGAGCTGTGTTAGTAGCGTTAACCTCTAATAATGCGTTAACTACTAAGACCTTAACTAACTATTATTTAGTTAACAGCGTTGGATATAAGGAGATTTTTGCTGCACAAGGTCTTCAAAATTCAACGACTAATTTAGCTGGATATTATGTTTATCATACCGTAAAATTTATACCTATTGCTGACCCTCCAACTACTACTCAAACTTATATATATTTCGTGCGTTTTCATATAGAAATTTATTGACTAGTTCCTCAGCCTCTCTTTCATTTAATATATTTTTTTCAACTAACTCGTTAGTTACTTTACTTATTGCTTTTTTAGCTAACTTAGCCCCTAACCATGCAATTTCTGGAATTTCAAAAGCGTCAGAACCATGCATTACTTTATTTAATGGAGCCACTTCAAATATTTCTCTTAATATATTGTATGCAGCTAAAGGTGCAAATGGTATTACTTGTGAGGTATCTAAATATACTGAAGGGAAGATATAGGACATCCACGCAGATTCTCTATGATATGGGTATCCAGCATGGACTAATACGACAATTCCCTCATATTTTCTAACAATGTTAGTAAGATAAGAGGGTCTGGATAATTCGAATTTTATATCTCTATCTCCTGCTCCCGTATGAATTTGAACTGGTACTTTCAATTCCTTCGCTATTCTTAGAGTTTCGCACACCAGATAATCTCTGAATCCCTTAGCTATCCTTCCGTACCATTCCATTTTATTATCTAAAAAGTCTTTTCTAGCTAATTCTAAATTACAATCTATTTTAAGTCCAGTTCTATATGCTATTATGGTTTTAAACCCAGAATATCCTTCGCGTATTTTTTCTCTTAGCATCTCGTTAAAATGTTCTAATGCTTTATCAAAAGATGAAAAGGAAAATAGATCATTAATTATTGACTCTATTCTAAATAATAATTTTAACTTGGCTGGTATTTCAACTTCCTTACTTCCGAATCCAACATCTATTACGAACCCTTCTATTTGAGCATCATTAAACAAGAATTTCATGTAGTTTACTGGATCGTCTCTTATCATCTTGTTTCTTTCCTCTATGAAGTTCTCTCCTAACAATTTTGTTAGTTCATTTTTTAAATATAAATAGAAAGGTCTTAGTTTATTCATAGTTATTACGTCGGAATTTATCTCATTTTCTCTCCACGATTCTGCAGATGCCATTATGAATTGTTTTTCGTCCATTATTTTAGCTGAGAACCAGTGCGAGTGAGAGTCAATTATCTTCATTTTTTATCACATGTGTCTATAAACTTCGTACTCCCAATCGGTAACTAAACTTTCATATTCTTCAACTTCTGCCATTTTGATTTTTATGAACTCCTCTATTAACGGTTTTCCTATTCTTTCAATTAACCTAGTGTCCTTCTTTAACTCGTTTAATGCTTCCCTTAGATTTCGTGGGATGTCCTCTATATCCTTTCTATAGTATGCGTTTTCATTAACGGCTTCAGGTGGTCTTAAACCCCTTTCTATTCCGTCAAGACCTGCTTCTATTACTGCAGTTAAAAGTAAATAGGGGTTTGTTAAAGGATCTGGAACTCTGTATTCTACCCTTCTATCTATTTGAGACATGCTAGGATAGGGTGTGGGTATCCTTATCATCGCTGATTTATTATTATATCCGTAAGTTATTTTTGTAGGTGCCCATGAGCCTGGAACTAACCTTTTATAAGAGTTTACTGTTGGCGCGGCAATTGCAGTTAACGCTTTCGCATGTTCTATTAAACCAGCTATAAAACTATAAGCTATCTCGCTTAGTCCGTATTTATCATTTTGATTATAGAAGACGTTTTGATTATCCTTCCATGCACTTATGTTTAAATGTAGACCAGATCCGGCTAATTTGTTAAAGGGTTTAGGCATAAAGTTGGCTTCAACTCCATATTTTGCTGCAATTTGTTTTGCTACTTCTTTAAATAGTATAACTTCATCTGCACTTCTTAAGCTTTCTTTATGCATTATGTCAAATTCGTATTGACCTGGTCCGTACTCTTTTATTACTCTTATCGGTTCTATTCCTATTTGCCTTATCGTCTTAGCTATTTCTGGAATTATGGGATTATTATAATAAGCTTGAGAATCGAAACACCTAGCATCGTCATAAGGTTTTCTATCTTTAACTAAGTAAAATTCTATTTCAAAAGCCGATCTAAATTCATAATTATACTGTTCCTTTACTTTTTCTAATGTTTTGATTAGCGTGCTTCTAGGATCGTATTCCCAAGGTTTACCTTGTTTATATAGGTTACATATTACTACTGCAGAAGGTGGGAATATTGAAAAAGTGCTTATATCTGGCATTAGGAATACATCCTCATCTTGAGGGCCAAAACTTCCGTAAGGGCTTATGTAATCCATTGGGGTGAAGCTCATCATGGCCATTGTTAATCCTATTCCAGTCTTCAATAGTTCATCAATATGATCTATATAAGCTCCCTTAGATCTTATATAGCCATCTAATCCTACCCATGTAAATCTTAAAATTTCTACCCCTTTATCTCTTAACTCTCTTTCGATGTTCATTTAATATTAAATTTGACAAAGGGTATTTTATTTTATATTTAAATTTTGAAGCTTCTAGTTTTATCAAATCTAATTATCAGCCTAGATTCTTATTAGATGAATTGTTAGTAAATCCGATAATTTTCTAGTTTTCTGATAATAACGATTTTAAGCAGAAAAACTAATAATTTTTCAAAAACAGTATACAGTAGTGATTAATTTTACTTTAAGTTTGGGTCATAAAGTTAGTATTTACCTCCTCTGGCTCTTCATACCACTTTACTCTTTCTCCAATCTTAGCCCTCATCTTCCATTTAACACTCTTTGGGTATTTTTCAATTATTTCTCTCAATTTTATTAATTTACTCTCTATTATGTTTTTATTGGGATCTTCTCTTAAAAATTCAAGCATTCTATCGTGGTTAATTGTATAAGTTTTATAAAATCCCCAATCCTCTGAAAGAATCTTCGCTATATGATTATAATCTAATGTTCTCTCATCGTCTTTCTCTCCTAATTCTACATCATATAAAAGTGCAGCTATATCTTTTTTATCATTTTCAGTTAATTGAATTATTTGCATTTTAGTGAGTAATAAATCGGATGTTGGAATTGTATACTTCATTATCTTTAACCTATCTTTCAAAATTAATCTATGGCACATTTTAAATTCGTCTAGGAATATATCAATTGTTGAATTAATAACTGGATCAAAGAACATTAATCTAGTATGTCCATGTAAAGCATTAAATCTTTTATTAGCGATTAGTCCTAAGTTTTCTAGAAATTTTGATATTTTTCCACTTTGAGAAGATAGTCCAAAATAATCGGCATCCTTATAAGTTCTGGCGTAAATCTCAGATCCTTTCTTAGCTATTAACGCTATTGCAGCACCTCCTATTAATCTTAAAATTATCCCCTCAGCTTCAGCTTTATCTATAATTGTAATTGCCCTATTCAAAAGCTCTTCTTTACTTATTCCCATAATTTAAATTTTTGACTATAAATTATAAACATGACTAGTAATACACTATAGTTCCCATTATCATATTATCATAATGGAACTATCTTAATCCACTATTTTTCAGTTGACTCGTTTAAATTTGGATTCTCTATTTTAGGTTCTTTAATGTCTAGGTATTTATTTTATGCTTATTTTTTAAACTTATTTATTTGATTAGGCAAAAAGTTTATAAGTTTAATAGTTAGTCACTTTGTATGGAACCTCTAATAGCTATAGATCTTAACTCAAATATGAGTTTAAATCAGTTAGAAGAAGCTCTTAAGAAGCTTTTTGAGAAATTCGGCGCGTTAGATATAGTGTTTCTAATAGATGACGATAGTATAGTGGAATTAGATGGTAAATTAGTTTTAACTTTCTATAGCCTAAATGACCTATTAGAGACCTTTAAGATATTAAAGAAGTTATCTGAGGTAAAATCTAATAGGTTGAAAGTTACTAGTGTGATAAGGTTAGAGAGGGAGTTAAAGAGATTTCCCCTAATAATAATAACGGATAGGAAGGTTACTGGTTTAGAGAAGAATCTGATATTCGTTTATGATGGGGAGAGTGTAAAGGCTAAGTATTGAGAATCTATGGATAGTTTAAAAGATAATTTTTTAAATATTTGCAAAAGTTTGAATTTATGAAAGTCGAAAATTGGAGTAATGTTATTGGGGGATACATATCCTGGGTTATGGATGGATATGATTTAGGTGCAGTTGTAATTACTTCAACAATTTTAGGAGAGTTGTTTTATCCTACAATAAAATTCCTTGGTGCAGTCTTACCTATAGTATTCACGATAATATCTAGACCTTTAGGTGGGTTTGTATTTGGTTACATAGGGGATAAATTTGGTAGAAGGTCAAGTTTATTAATTACAGTTTTAGGCTATTCATTATCTATAGGTTTGACTGCAATTTTGCCTACCTATGCTCAGATAGGAATTTTAGCCTCTATTTTACTTTCTCTTCTTAGGTTAATTCAAGGTATATTTATAGGAGGAGATGTAGCGGGTAGTTTCACAATAGTAATGGAAAGTATTAACTCCTATAGAGGAGTATTTTCTGGATTAATGCAATCTGGAGTTTTAGTGGGATTTGTTGGAGTAGATACTCTATTCACCTATCTAGCTTCAGTTACTGGAAGGGAATTTATAACGTTTTATTGGAAACTAATATTTATAATAGGAGTAATACCAGCTATATTAGCAGTTTTAATAAGGTTTAAAATGGTAGAGCCCTCAGTTTGGTCAAAGATTAAGCATAATGTAAATCCTATTAAGGGATTAAGGGAGTTACCTCAACCTTTTATTGTAATGGTAGGCTTCTGGCTAGCAATCTATGCTGGCCCTCAGCTAGTGCCCACAATATTTGGTCAGATTATGAGACTATCTCCTTCATACTTTGGCTTATTAGTAACTTATATGAATTTAATAGGAATACCCTCTATGCTGATTTCTGGGTTAATTTCTGATTACATAGGAAGAAGGAAAATGGGTATCATTGGTTCTATAATCGCTGCAATAGGAGCGTTTTTATTTTATGCTTTAATTCCGGAAAAAACTAACTTGCTATATTTAACCTTACTATTCGGATTCTTAGTTAATTTACCTTCAGCCATTTCTCCAGCTTTTCTAACAGAGAGATTTAAGACCTTTGCCAGAGCTATTGGAGTTGGCACGGCATATAATGGTGCTTACTTAATTGCTGGATGGGCTCCCATATTAGTTTCTATATTATCTTCACATTTAGATCCATTTTACGCAGCTGCTACGGTATTTATAGTGGGAAGTGTAATAGCAATAGTAGGATTAGCAATAGGTCCAGAAACTTATAAGCAGAGCCTTGAAGGGTAAAGATTTTTCTTTTCTGTTCTTATTTTAAATCTATGAAAATCAGTGTAGTGGGTTCTGGTCCAGCTGGAATATATTCATCTCTAGAATTAGCTAAGAGAGGTCATAAGGTAATTTTAATAGAAAAGGAGGATAGACTAGGCGGAACTTGCGTATTATACGGTTGTATTCCATCCAAAGCTATGTTAAATCCAATTCACTTGTTAGCAGAAATGGAAAAAATTGGCAAAAAAGATATTAAAATTAGCATGGAAGAATTGAGAAAATTAGGTCAAGAATCTTCTTTTAGGATCTCTAAAGGTATAGAGTATATGTTAGAGGATAGCGGAGTTGAAGTAATACACGGTACTGCTTCCCTTAGATCTGGTATGTTAAATGTTAATAACGAATCAATTCAAACAGACTATATAGTCTTAGCTACTGGAACATATAGAGAGAGGATTAAAGGTATAATATATTCCGAGGATTTACCGTATCTTAATAAGGATTTTAACAGTGTAATTTTAGTTGGAGGAGACGTTGGAGGAATAGAATTTGGTTGGATGTTAAGGAAATTAGGAAAGGAGGTCATTTTAATAGATAAACAATCAACCTTATTACCCTATTTAGATAAAGATGTTAGTAACGCAATAACAACGTATTTTGAGAAAATAGGTATTAAGCTTTACCTTAATCGTACCGTTAAGGAAATGAAAGAAAATGAGGTAATTCTGGATAATGGCGAGAGATTAACTGCTGATATAGTTTATATGACCTTCGGTAGGAAGCCATCTATAAGTGGTTTCGAAGAGGTTAAACATGATCCTTTCATAATTGTAGATGAATATTTGAGAACAAGTGTGAGTAATATATTTGCTGCAGGAGATGTAATAGGTACTCATACGGCTCATGAAGCAATGTATGCTGGTAAAATAGCTGCTATGAATATTTTAGGTTACAAGAAAAAATTCAATAAAAATGGAATACCAAAGGTAATTTATATACATCCTACTATTGCTTACGTAGGTAAAATGGAGGGTAATTGTATAAAGTATA
The genomic region above belongs to Saccharolobus caldissimus and contains:
- a CDS encoding dihydrolipoyl dehydrogenase family protein; this encodes MKISVVGSGPAGIYSSLELAKRGHKVILIEKEDRLGGTCVLYGCIPSKAMLNPIHLLAEMEKIGKKDIKISMEELRKLGQESSFRISKGIEYMLEDSGVEVIHGTASLRSGMLNVNNESIQTDYIVLATGTYRERIKGIIYSEDLPYLNKDFNSVILVGGDVGGIEFGWMLRKLGKEVILIDKQSTLLPYLDKDVSNAITTYFEKIGIKLYLNRTVKEMKENEVILDNGERLTADIVYMTFGRKPSISGFEEVKHDPFIIVDEYLRTSVSNIFAAGDVIGTHTAHEAMYAGKIAAMNILGYKKKFNKNGIPKVIYIHPTIAYVGKMEGNCIKYNLASLPRAVTEKETDGFLKICVKDDKIVGAQAFMKDAEEVISLISLLIRLNIKVGDIKDFVAPHPSYIEVITELLDKV